GCGCGGCAGGGGAGAGCGTGACCGTCTGGCCGGACTTCCTGCGCGGCGCCCTGGCGGCCGTGCCGGGCCTGCGCGAGTACCGCGCCGACCAGACCGGCCCCCACCACATCACGCTGCACCTCGACCCGCACACCCCGGACACCCAGGCCCACGCCCTGCGCGCCGTCCGGGACGCCCTGCACCGCAGCCATGCCGACCCAGGGCGCCTCACCCTCGACACCCGCCCCCTCGACCCCACCCCGCCCGGCACGAAACGCCGCCGCGTCACCCGAACCTGGAGGCCCGCATGAACCCACCCGATCCCGTCCTCGGCGTGCGCCTCCTCGCCACCGCGCAGGCCCTCCCCGAACGCCGCGTGCCCACCGCCGAGGTCGCCCGGCTGTGCCACGTGCCCGAAGCCATCGCCCTGAAACGCAGCGGTGTCCACGAACGACGCTGGCTCTCCGGCCAGGAGACCGCCCTGACCCTCGGCACACAGGCCGCCCGCGAGGCCATCGCGCGCGCCGGGCTGGAGATCGGCGACGTGGACGTCCTCCTGAACGCCAGCGGCAGCCAGCTGCAACCCATCCCCGACGGCGCCGCCCTCTACGCCCGCGAACTCGGCCTGCACGGCGCCGCCACGTACTCCCTGCACGGCACCTGCCTCAGTTTCCTGCTCGCCCTCCAGCACGCCGCCCTGCTCATCCATACCGCTCGGGCGCGGCACGTCCTGATCATCAGCAGCGAAGGCGGCAGCGTCGGCCTGAACCCTGCCCAGCCCGAAAGCACCCTGCTGATCGGCGACGGGGCCGCCGCCGTCCTCCTCGGCCCACCCACCCGCCCCGGCCAGGGCCTGCACGCCACGCGCACCGAAACGCACCCCGCCGGAGCCGACCACACCCGCATCAGCGGCGGCGGCACCCTCCGCCACCCCAACCACCCAACCGCCGCCCCCACCGACTTCACGTTCGACATGCAGGGCCTCCAGGTCCTGAAACTCGCCAGCCGCGTCGTTCCGCCCTTCCTCGAACGCCTCCGCCCCGGCCTGAGCAGCGGCCTGCCGGGCATCACCCGCGTCATCCCGCATCAGGCCAGTCAGGCGGGCCTCGACCTGCTGCGCCGCTACGGCTGGCCCGAGGAACAGGTCGAAGTCACCCTCCGCACCCTGGGCAACGTCATCGCCGCCAGCCTCCCCCTCACGCTGCATCAGGCGGTCGAGGCGAGGCGGCTGAAGGAAGGGGACACGGCCCTGCTCGTCGGGACCGGAGCGGGGTTGATCGCGGGTGGGGTGATCTGGGAGCTGTGACGGCGGGTCAGTCCGCCGCGGCCCCCGTCGGCTGCACCGTCAGGGGCGGCAGGAGTTGCAGGGACGCCAGCACGCCGTCCAGGTCCGTCAGGGGCAGGTGCAGCGCCGCGCCCCGCAGGGTCAGTTCCGCGCGTGGCACCGCGCCCAGCCGCTGCTGCAACCGGTCCAGCAGCACCACGTGCCCCTGATGATGGCGGCCCAGGTCCGCCAGGATCAGCAGGCGCCCCGACGTCAGGTGAAACAGCCAGTCGCTGCCGCGCAGTTCGGCCGTCAGCGCGTCCCGCAGGGCCAGCAGCGTCGCGTGCTGCTGCGCCTCGTCGTACAGCTGCTCCAGCAGCGCCAGGTTCGACACCTGCACCTCCACCACCGCCGCCGCGTGCCCCTGCCGCTCCAGGTTCGCGCTGATCGTCGGCAGCAGCAGCGCCGCCATGCCCGCCCCGGGCAGCGCCGTCACCGGATTCAGCTCCGCGCGCAGGTCCAGCACCCGCTGCAACTCCAGGCGGCGCGTCTCGGTGCGGCGCACGTGCTCCACGACCGCGCTGGTCATCATCGGCAGCCACGGCACGAGCAGCGTCGTCAGCCAGCCCGCGCCGTTCACGACCCCCAGCGCCCCGCGCACGATCAGGTACGCGGCCAGCAGCAGCACCAGCCCCCAGCCCAGCAGCGCCGCCGCCGCGGGCCGCATCACTGTGCCCAGCATCGCCGCGCCGCTCACCAGCAGCCACAGCGGCCGGTCACCGGGGGACAGCAGTTCGAAGGCACTCAGGCACAGCAGGCCGGTCAGGCCCAGCAGCACCAGCCGCGTCGGTCTCAGGTTCACGTCCATGTCATCTCCCGTCCCGGGCGGCCCGCACCGCCACCCTCACCGCCGCCCGCACCCCGCGCGGGTCGCCCCGCGTCACCCAGCAGGCCCGCCCGCCGCAACCACACCAGCGACCGGATCCACGCGCCCGTCATGTAATGCGGCCCGTCGAACGCCACGCGCGGCAGGTCCCGGTAGGCGCGCAGCTGCCCGGCCAGTTCCCACGGCCACGCCGCCCGCCACCCGCCACCGGCGCGCGGGCGGAATACCTCGACGATCACCGCCGCGCCGTCCGCACCGCGCTGCGCCCGCAGGGCCCGCACGACCGCCGCCGCATCCTCCGGCGAGGCGTGCCCGACCCCCACGCCGTCCTGCACGAGCACCCGCACGTCCGCCGGGACGGCCCGCGCCACCCACGCCACCAGCGCCGGGGTGTACCCGCCCCGGGCGGCGTACACGCTCACCCACAGCGGGCGCGGCAGGGCCTGCAGGTACGCGCGGACCGGCGCGGCCGGCCAGTCGGGCCTCAGCTCGACCGGGGCGTAGAACGTGCCGCCCGGCCACTCGGCCGCCAGCGCCCGCGACGCCCGCGCCAGGGCCGGGAGGTCCTGCACGCGCGGATGGTACGCGCCCTGCAGGCCCACCACCAGCCGCAGGTCGCCGCTGCGGCGCTGCGCGGCCCGCCAGTCCAGCGCGCACAGGTCCGCGCCGCGCCCCAGGAACCGCTGGTCCTCCACGGCCGTCCACTGCAGCAGCAGCGTCCGCGCGCCCAGCGGCCGGTAGTTCCGCACCTGCCCGGCACTCAGGCAGTCCGGCTGCCAGATGACCGTCTCGAAGGTCGCGTCCGGCGCGGGCCGCGCCGCCACCCCGGCCGCCAGCGCTGCCAGGCCCGTGACCAGCGCCGCCGTGATCAGCGCCGCGACTCCCGGGCCGTTCACGCGCGCCGCGCTCCCAGCGCCGCCAGCGGCAGCAGCGCCGCCGAGATCAGCAGCCCCACCCACGGCGCGCCGGTCGTGCCGCGCGGCCGCACCTGCACCGCGCCGCCCGGCCGGACCGTGATCACGCCCATGCCGGGCCGCAGCTGCGCGGGTACCGCCAGCCAGTCGGCACTCAGGGCGGCCAGGTCGGCGTCGGCCCGCCAGTTCACGGTCAGGGTGGGCGCGTCCCGCCGGCCCCGGGTGGTCAGTTCGTTCGGGATGTCCATGGGCAGCGGCGTGCGCTGCAGCGTCAGGGTGGTCGTCGCGGCGCCCGGCGCGTTCAGGCGCACCTGCCACGGCAGCGTGCCCGTCAGGCCCCACCCGGGCAGCGTGCCCGCCAGGGTGAGCGCGAAGGACAGCGCCTGCGGCGAGTCCGGCAGGCCCACGCTGGGATCGGCGATCAGCGCGGCCGGGAGCGCCGCCACGCCGCTGCTGGGGCGCAGGTTCAGCGCGGCGCGCGAGGCGCGGGCGTCCACACGGGCCGCCGGGCACGCGGCCCCAGCCTCCCCGGCACTCCCGGTCGTGTCCTGCGCGCCCCCGGCCGTCCACAGCCGCGCGCGCAGCGGGACGCCCTGCGTGGCGGCCAGCCGCGCGGCAGGCAGGTCCAGGGTGGTGGGCTGCCCGCGTTCCAGCGGGGCGCGGCCCTCGCGTTCACTCAGGCCCGCCTGCACGGCCGCGCGCTCCGGGCCCAGCAGGGTCAGGCGCAGCTGCGCGCGGCCCGTCCCGCCGCCCATCGCCCAGGCGGGCGGCACGCGCAGCACCTGCACGGTCGGCCAGCGGTCCAGCAGGTAGTCGCCCAGACCGAACTCCGCCAGGGTGACGGGCGCTTCCAGCCGCGCCGCGGGCAGCGCCGGGAGGGTCTCCAGATCGGCCCTCACGCCGTCCAGGCGGGCCGCGCCTGCCGTGCCGGGCGCCTGCGCCGCGAGGAGGGCCGCCACCGCGCCCGGCAGGGCTGCCTCGTCCCGGTACGTGACGGTCAGGTCACGGTCCGCCAGGGTCAGCCGCGCGGGCACCGGCAGGGCCGGGTCGGGCCGGAACGCCACGCGCAGGTCCGGCGGGACGTCCGCCGCGCCCGGCAGCGGCGCCCGCGCGTCCAGCCACAGCACCCGCGCGTGGGCGCCCAGCCCCTGCGCGAGCGCCAGGGCCGCCGCGACGCTGCCCGGCGTGCGTTCCGGCCAGTCCAGGCGGGCCAGCCGCAGCTGACCGTCCGGGGCGCGCAGCAGCGCCGCGACCTCGTTCAGGTGCGGCGCCCGCCGCTGTTCAGAGCGGCTGCGCAGCGTGGCCCGCACCGCCCGGGGTGCGTCGCAGTCCCCCGCCGAGATCGTCAGCTGGTGCGCGCCGCCCGGCACGTCCGGCAGCGCCGCGCTCAGCGTGCCGCCCTGGGCCCCGGACGTCGCCACGACCCGCCCGTCCAGCCGCAGCGTCCACGGGCCGCGCGACGGCAGGCCCGACACCTGCACGCGCACGTCCCGCCACGCCTCGAACGGCGGGACGCTCAGGTACGTGCCGCGCGGGCCCGTCACCCAGTCGCGCAGCGTGAGGTCCTCGGCGTGCGCGGCGCCGCCCAGCGCGAGCAGCAGCGCCAGCACCCGCCCCGCGCGCGTCACGCGTTCTCCTTCTTGCGGGGCGTCTTCACCCAGGTGCCCTGCCGGCCCCGCAGCGCGTCTCCCAGGTACGACCGCAGCGCACCCAGGCTGACCGGAATGAACAGCTGCGCGTACGTGAAGTAACTCAGCGGGCCAAGCAGGTAGTTGCTCAGGCGGCGGTCCTCCAGCGTCACGACCAGCCACATCTGCCCCACGAACAGCAGGTACGACAGCACCCACAGCGCCGTGAACGGTCCCGGCAGGGTCACGTGCGCCACGCCCAGCAGCCCCAGCACGAGCACGGCCGTGCTCATGAGCAGCGACGGGAAGAACACCAGGAAATTCAGCACGAGGTACAGCAGTTCCAGCCCCAGCGGGTACGGGTGCGACAGCGCCAGCGGCAGGTACTTGAAGGTCACGTAGAAGTTCCCCTTGCTCCAGCGCATGCGCTGCCGGAACCACACGGGGTACGTGTCGGGCTCCTGCTCCCACGTGACCGCGAACGGCACCCAGCGGATCCCGTACCCGGCCTGCATCAGCCGGAAGCTCATCTCGGTGTCGTCCACCAGGGACGCCTCGTCGAAGCCACCCAGCGCCGTCAGGTACCGGTGCCAGATGACGTAGTTCGTGCCCATCAGGGTACTCAGGCGCCGCAGCTGCCAGCGGCCCCCCTGGTACAGCCACTGGAAGTACATGAATTCCAGCGCGATGAAGCGCGTCAGCAGGCTCGCGTCGCGGTTGCGGGTGCGCACCTTGCCGTTCACGGCCGCCAGTTTCGGGTCGGCCAGCAGCGCCGCCACCAGCAGGTGCAGCGCGTCGGGTTCCGGGGTGTTGTCCGCGTCGTACACGGCGATCACCTCGCCCCGCGCGTGCGGCAGCCCCAGGTTCAGCGTGCGGGACTTGCCCTTGCCGCCCTGCCCGGGCGGGACGTTCAGCACCCGCAGGCGCGGCAGTTCCCCCGCCAGCCGCGCCAGGATGGCCGGCGTGTCGTCAGTGGACGCGTCGTCGATCACCAGGATTTCCAGGTCCGGGTACGTCTGCGCGTGCAGGGCCCGCACGGTCGCCTCGATCACCTCGGCCTCGTTGTGCGCGGGCACCAGCACACTCACGGACGGTACGCGCGGCAGCGGCCCCCGCAGCGCCTGCACCTCCTGCCGGGTGCTGCGGGCGTACAGCACCGCCCCGATGGTCAGCAGCGCCCAGCCCAGCAGCGGAATGGTGATGCCCCAGAAGGCCAGCGTGAAGACCGCGTCGACCGGATTCACCGCCGCACCAGCGCCCGCAGCAGCGCGCCGCCGCTGAGCAGCATGACCGCCAGCACCACCCACGCCGCGGCGCTGCTGAGGTTCAGCAGCAGGCTGGGCAGCGCGCCGTTCAGGGCGTGCCCGGCGGCCCACATGGCAGGCATGACGCGGCTCAGCGCGCCCGCCAGGGCACCCGGCTCGGCGTCGCTGCGGTACGTCTGCCCGGCGAACGACCACTCCAGGCGCGGCGCGACCCGCAGCGTGGTCGGCGCGTCCGGCGCGGCCCGCTGCCCCCCCGCCCCGTCCGGCTCGAAGGGCACGACCGTCCGCCCGGGCAGCTGCGCCAGCCGCGGCAGCAGCGGGGCGCCGTCCAGCCGCGCCACGACCGCCGTGCCGCGCGGCCACAGGTTCAGGTTCCCGCTCAGGTCCGGCACGAACGCCGCGCTGGGCGTCAGGTTCAGGCCCCGGTAGGTGGTGGCCACCGCGCCCAGCGTCCCGGGGCGGTCGGTCTCGACGAGCAGCGCCGCGCCGCGCGCCGAGGCGTCCAGCAGCGCGCGCCGCAGCGTCCCGTCACGGATGACCGGCCACGGGTCGGCCGGGAGGCGCACGCCGTCCCCAGCCCGGGCCCGCGCCGCCTGCTCGGCGGGCAGCACCCGCCACGTGCCGGGCATGACCGACACCCGCCGGTCCAGCGCGCTCAGGCTGACCCGCTGCTCGCTGCGGGTCACGCTGACCGGGCAGTCGTACGCGGCGCTGGTGACCTGCAGCCACTGCGGGCTGGGCAGAGAGGAGAGGCTGCTGACCACGAGGCCGCACACCTGAAGACTGAGCATAGGGACCCCCGGGTCGAGACGACGGCCGCCTGACTTCAGGTCAGGACGCCCGGACGGAGCAGTGAACGGTTCTCACCCGGCGCCGTGGCCTCCGGGCACCAGTAGCGGCAGATCTGACCGGTGATTCCTGTCAAAAATAGCGGTCCTGTCGCCGACCGGCCTGCATCCGGCAGGGGGGCATGGGGGCCCCCGCCGGGGGGTGGCCGCGTCAGCGGGCCTGTGCAGTCAGGGGCGCGTACACGCTCGCCCAGGGGCTGCTGCTGTCCAGCACCGTGCTGTCGTACACGTCCAGTGCCGACGCGCCCGCCGCGCTGGCCGCGCGCAGGGCCGCCTGGGTGTCCGCGTCCGACGGCACCACCGCGCCGAACGGCGTGGTCTCCACATGCACCGCCAGTCGTGCCCGGCCCGCCACCTGCGCGAGGGCCTGCCGCGTCGCGGCGCCCGTCCAGTCCGGCGTGAAGACGGCCGCGCCGTACTGGGCCTTCCACTGCTGCCAGATCAGTTCGGCGTTCAGCACGTCCGGCCGGTCGGCGCTGCCCAGCACGGCGTTCAGGTCGAAGCCCGTCTCGCGCGCCACGGTCGCGGGGGGCATCAGCGTGCCGTCCGGTGCGGCGGTCAGGGTGGTCGTCACGTGCACGCGCTTGCACAGGCTCCGGACGGTGCGGGCCGAGCGGGCCAGGTGAGCGGACAGTTGCGCCGCCCGCCAGGTGCGCCAGGTGTCCCCCCCGACCGTCTGCCCGGGGTACGCCTTCTGGAAGGCGGCGGTGCTCGCGGCGCTGTAATCGGCCTGCGCGCCCCACCAGTTCACGACCGGTTCGGCGAGATCCACGCCACTCAGCGCCGGGTAGCGGGTCAGCAGGTCCTTCAGGAACCCCTGGTACCACGTCTCGGCGGCGCTGCTGCCCAGCGTCATGAACGCCCGGTCGAAACTCTCCTCGTAGCCCTGCCCGTCGGCGCGGCGGGACGTCCAGTCCGGGTTGGCCGCCAGTGCGCCCGCGTGCCGGAAGTCGTACACCCACGCGATCACCTGAATGCCGCGCGGCGCGGCGGCGGTCAGCAGCGCTCCCAGCAGGTCCTGCTGCCCCCAGCTCTCGACGACGTTGTTCGCGTAGGTCGTGCGGTACCGCGCGCCGTACGTGGGGTTGTACACGAGCACGTACGCGGTGTTCACGCCCTCGCGCGCCCAGGCGTCCACCAGCTGCGCGCTCAGCTGCGTGGCGTCCAGGCCCAGTCCGTACGCGTACGACGGATCGAACCGCACCGCGCGTATCACGCTCGGGATCGCCGGGAGGCGGCAGGTGCTCCTCGCCTGCGCCGCCAGTCCCTCCGCGCTGCCGGTCACGTCCGGCGCCGGGGTGGGCGTCTGGGAACAGGCGGCCAGCAGCGCGGTCAGCAGGGTCACGGTCAGGGGTGCACGCATGGGAGGCTCCGGGGCGCCGCCCGGTGAGATGAGGGAAGCTGGGGGCGCCGTACTCCCGTCAGGGTGCCCACGCGACTCTCACACCGCCCTGAAACGCAGGAACATGAAGGCGCCGGACGGCCGGGTGTGGTGCCCTGGCGTGCGCTGTGGCGCGCCGATCTGCTTCTCGCCGCAGAGGCCTGTGTTCGAGGCTCCCCCTGACTCGCAGGGCCCGCAGGGAGGGGAGCTGTCCCCGTAGGCGACTAAGGGGTTGCCCTTCCCGCTGCGCAGCAGCCTCCCTTCCTACTGCCTACAACCCACTCCCCACTTCCCCCTCCTGTACAGCGTCCCGGCGTGGCGTGGGCGTGCGGGCTACGCTGGCCTCATGAGTGCGGATGGCCTGCCGGAGAAGTTTGACGTGATCGTGCATCCCGCCGCGGAGTTGCGGGGGGAGTTGCGGGCGCAGCCGAGCAAGAATTACACGACGCGGTACCTGCTGGCGGCGGCGCTGGCGGATGGGGAGTCACGGGTGGTGGGCGTGGCGACCAGCGAGGACGCGGGGGCGATGCTGCGCTGCCTGGGGG
This region of Deinococcus sp. JMULE3 genomic DNA includes:
- a CDS encoding glycosyltransferase, translated to MNPVDAVFTLAFWGITIPLLGWALLTIGAVLYARSTRQEVQALRGPLPRVPSVSVLVPAHNEAEVIEATVRALHAQTYPDLEILVIDDASTDDTPAILARLAGELPRLRVLNVPPGQGGKGKSRTLNLGLPHARGEVIAVYDADNTPEPDALHLLVAALLADPKLAAVNGKVRTRNRDASLLTRFIALEFMYFQWLYQGGRWQLRRLSTLMGTNYVIWHRYLTALGGFDEASLVDDTEMSFRLMQAGYGIRWVPFAVTWEQEPDTYPVWFRQRMRWSKGNFYVTFKYLPLALSHPYPLGLELLYLVLNFLVFFPSLLMSTAVLVLGLLGVAHVTLPGPFTALWVLSYLLFVGQMWLVVTLEDRRLSNYLLGPLSYFTYAQLFIPVSLGALRSYLGDALRGRQGTWVKTPRKKENA
- a CDS encoding 3-oxoacyl-ACP synthase III family protein, with amino-acid sequence MNPPDPVLGVRLLATAQALPERRVPTAEVARLCHVPEAIALKRSGVHERRWLSGQETALTLGTQAAREAIARAGLEIGDVDVLLNASGSQLQPIPDGAALYARELGLHGAATYSLHGTCLSFLLALQHAALLIHTARARHVLIISSEGGSVGLNPAQPESTLLIGDGAAAVLLGPPTRPGQGLHATRTETHPAGADHTRISGGGTLRHPNHPTAAPTDFTFDMQGLQVLKLASRVVPPFLERLRPGLSSGLPGITRVIPHQASQAGLDLLRRYGWPEEQVEVTLRTLGNVIAASLPLTLHQAVEARRLKEGDTALLVGTGAGLIAGGVIWEL